A stretch of the Alosa alosa isolate M-15738 ecotype Scorff River chromosome 16, AALO_Geno_1.1, whole genome shotgun sequence genome encodes the following:
- the xkr9 gene encoding XK-related protein 9 encodes MGTAEISILKKEATNAEVKMNVESQFTKKRWILTLIGSLLYTADIVLDICLGVKHINNGHNWGILTLAFVLCASVCTQIFSYMWFRDDDSGGGTIIGLHLIHMGIFTRYYKLLRKSFKLVWCKSTTVGNDIWDHLKLFGQATDLSMLRLFEAFLESVPQLLLQLYIFLLGHGDNSVIHYFSMAASFFNVAWAVVDYRRCLRRSLPQLKEMPNGLPTIIYLLYKLFAITTRIFSLSLLLVLNPFSILYMALVWLLSTAWAFFQRTDFCTSKALEVLYRAIVGIILVFTFFNIQGQATRAPMTIYYIFYVFQSLSAPLLLCMWKPKVLRYEYSTGIISAGLCVGLGLLCVYYGRLHQGEEVKTEERVADEVDNMERQGPKLVISPRMKRFLQI; translated from the exons ATGGGAACTGCTGAGATCTCGATTCTCAAAAAGGAAGCAACCAACGCAGAAGTGAAAATGAATGTGGAGAGCCAATTCACAAAAAAACGATGGATTCTAACACTGATTGGAAGTCTCCTCTACACCGCGGACATTGTGCTTGATATCTGTCTGGGAGTCAAGCATATAAATAATGGGCACAACTGGGGCATTCTGACGTTGGCATTTGTCCTTTGTGCGTCAGTATGTACACAAATATTCAGCTACATGTGGTTCAGAGATGACGATTCTGGAGGTGGCACTATTATTGGACTACACCTTATACACATGGGCATCTTCACCAG GTATTACAAGCTGCTCAGAAAAAGCTTCAAGTTGGTTTGGTGCAAATCCACCACAGTTGGCAACGACATTTGGGACCACCTCAAGTTGTTTGGCCAGGCCACAGATCTGAGCATGCTCCGTCTGTTTGAGGCCTTCTTGGAGAGCGTTCCGCAGTTGTTGCTCCAGCTCTACATCTTCCTCCTGGGGCATGGAGACAACTCAGTCATTCACT ATTTCTCCATGGCTGCATCCTTCTTCAACGTTGCCTGGGCCGTGGTAGACTACCGTCGCTGCCTCCGGAGGTCTCTCCCCCAGCTGAAGGAGATGCCCAACGGTCTGCCCACCATCATTTACCTCCTCTACAAGCTCTTCGCCATCACCACGCGTATCTTCAGTCTCAGCTTGCTCCTGGTGCTGAATCCCTTCAGTATCTTGTACATGGCCCTGGTGTGGCTCCTCAGCACGGCGTGGGCCTTCTTCCAGCGCACCGACTTCTGCACATCGAAAGCCCTGGAGGTCTTGTACCGCGCCATCGTCGGCATCATCCTCGTCTTCACCTTCTTCAACATCCAGGGCCAGGCGACCAGGGCGCCTATGACCATCTACTACATCTTCTACGTCTTCCAGAGCCTCTCAGCCCCGTTACTCTTGTGCATGTGGAAGCCAAAGGTGCTGAGGTACGAGTACAGCACTGGGATCATCAGCGCGGGCCTGTGCGTGGGGctgggcctgctgtgtgtgtactacGGCCGCTTACACCAGGGGGAAGAGGTGAAGACAGAGGAGCGAGTGGCTGATGAGGTGGACAACATGGAGAGACAGGGGCCTAAGTTGGTCATATCACCACGAATGAAACGCTTTCTACAGATCTGA